CGAACGGCTGGCGCGCCGCTACGGGGACCACCCGGCGGTGCGGCTCTGGCACGTCGGCAACGAGCTCGGTGGCGGGAATGCGCGCTGCTACTGCGACGTCTCGGCGGTCGCCTTCCGGGAATGGCTGGCGCAGCGGCACGGCACCGTCGAGGCGGTGAACCAGGCCTGGGGCACGACGTTCTGGGGACACCGGTTCAATTCCTTCGAGGAGATCCTGCCACCGCGCGGTAAGCACGGCGCCCCCAACCCGGGCCTGTTCCTGGACTACGAGCGCTACTCCTCCGACGCCCTGCTGGCGCACTACCGGGCCGAGCGGGAGGTGATCCAGCAGTTCTCCGACCGCCCGGTGACGACCAACCTGATGGTCGGGCCGGGCGCCCAGATCGTCGACTACGCCCGCTGGGCCCCGCACACCGACATCGTCGCCAACGACCACTACACGCTGGTCGACGACCCCGACCGGGCCATTGAACTGGCGTGTTCGGGCGACCGGATGCGGGGGATGTCGCCCGGCCGCAGGCCCTGGCTGCTGATGGAGCACTCCACCGGCGGGCCGAGCTGGCAGCAGCGCAACCGGGCCAAGGACCCGGGCGAGATCGCCCGCAACGCCCTGGCCCACGTGGCCCGCGGATCCGACGGGGCGATGTTCTTCCAGTGGCGGGCCTCCACCGCCGGGGCCGAGCAGTTCCACTCGGCCATGCTGCCGCACGCCGGCACCCGGTCACGGGTCTGGCAGGAGGTGGTCGAGCTCGGGGGCCACCTGCGGTCGCTGGCCGAGGTGGCCGGGTCACGGGTGGAGCCGGCCCGGGTGGCGATGGTCGTCGACGACGAGTCGGGCTGGTACCTGCAGCACGGCCTGAAACCGCACCGCGGCCTGCGGTACGGCGACGAGTTGCGGGCCTGGCACAAGGCTCTGTGGCAGCGGCAGGTGCTGGTCGACCTGGTGCCGGCCACCGGTCCGCAGTCCGATCTGGCCTCCTACGACCTGGTGCTCGTGCCCGGATTGATCCTGGTGGACGACGAGGTCGCCGCGCGGTTGTCGGCGGTGCCGGCCCGCGGGGGGACGCTGCTGGTCACCTACCTGTCCGGGGTCTGCGACCCGACCGGCCGGGTCCGCACCGGCGGCTACCCGGGCGCCTTCCGCGACGTGCTGGGGATCTTCACCGACGAGTTCTACCCGCTCCAGACCTCGCAGGAGGTGCCGCTGGACGACGGCGGGGTGGTGCGGGACTGGACCGAGCGGGTGCAGCTCGACGGGGCGTCGGCCGTGATCTCCTACGCGGGTAGCTCGCTGGCCGGTGGCCCGGCGGTGACCCGGCGCGCGGTGGGTGAGGGCGCGGCCTGGTACGTGTCGGCCGCACTGCCGGGGAGCAGCATCGACGCGATCACCGCCCGGCTGATCACCGAGACCGGCCTGACCCGCACCGTGCAGGCGCCGGCCGGGCTCGAGGCGGTGCGCCGCATCGGCGACGACGCCTCGTACCTGTTCCTGATCAACCACCTCGACACCGACGTGGAGGTCGCGGCCGGCGGGCTGGACCTGCTCACGGACGAAAAGGTCGGCCCGTCCACCCTGGTCCCCGCCGGAGGCGTCCGGGTGGTGCGCGAATCCTCTGTTCGTGATCATGCAAAACCTCCCCGGTGATCATGAAATCGTTCCCGAAGTCAGCCATGACCACCCAGCCCGGGAGGGCCTCGTGAAACACCAGAGCGTGACCAGCGGATGGACCGTCACCGCGACCGCGGGGGAGGTGCCCGAACGGGCGACCGGAACGCATCCGGCCGCCGTGCCCGGATGCGTCCACACCGACCTGCTCGCCGCCGGGGCGATCGACGAGCCGTACGACGACGCGCACGAGAGCGACCTGGAGTGGTTCCACCGCACCGACTGGCGCTACGACACGACCCTCGACCTCGCCGCTCCCGCCCCCGGTGAGCGGGTCGACCTGGTCTTCGACGGTATCGACACCGTGGCCGGAGTGCGCCTGGGCGGCACCGCCCTCGGCGAGACCGCCAACATGCACCGCAGCTACCGCTTCGACGTCACCTCCCTGATAACAGGCTCTGAGCTGGCCCTGGAGGTCAACCTCACGTCGGCCACGACCTGGGCCGAGGCACTGCGCGAGAAGCTCGGCAACCGTCCGGCCGTGAACGTGCCCCGCCCGTTCAACTTCGTCCGCAAGATGGCCTGCTCGTTCGGCTGGGACTGGGGTCCGGACCTGCGCACGGCCGGTCTGTGGAAACCTGTGCGGATCGAACGGTGGACGACCGCCCGACTCGCGCAGGTGCGTCCTGTGGTAGGAGTGGTCGCCGACGGGACCGGAACGGTCGAGGTGCACCTCGACATCGAGCGCTCCGGTCTGGAAACCGCTTCTGCCGTGCAGGTTCGGGCGCAGATCCGCGGGATCACGGCCACGGCGACGATCCCGGCCGGCGAGAACAGCGCCGTGCTGGCGCTGCGGGTGCCCGATGCGCCGTTGTGGTGGCCGGTCGGTCACGGGGAACAGCCACTGGCGGAGCTGAGCGTCGAACTGACCGCCGACGACGAGATGCTGGACGCGTGGAACCGGCGGATCGGTTTCCGCACCGTCGAGGTCGACACCGGTGACGACGAACACGGCACCGCCTTCACCGTTCTCGTCAACGGTAAGCCGATCGCCGTGCGGGGCGCGAACTGGATCCCCGACGACCACTTCGTCACCCGGATCACCCGCGAGCGCGTGGCCCGGCGCCTGGACCAGGCGCTGGGGGCGCACCTGAACCTGCTGCGGGTCTGGGGCGGGGGGATCTACGAGTCCGAGGACTTCTACGAACTGTGTGACGAGCGAGGGCTTCTGGTCTGGCAGGACTTCCTGCTGGCCTGTGCGGCCTATCCGGAGGAGGAGCCGCTGCGCTCGGAGATCGAGGCCGAGGCGCGCGAGAACGTCGTGCGGCTGATGCCGCACGCGTCGCTCCTGCTGTGGAACGGTGGCAACGAGAACCTCTGGGGCCACGAGGACTGGGGGTGGAAGGCGCAGCTGGACGGGCAGACCTGGGGGCACGCCTACGCGACGCAGCTGTTCGCCGACGTGGTCGCCGAGCTGGACCCGACGAGGCCTTACAGCGCCAACAGCCCGTTCACGCCGCGGCGCACGCCGGAGCAGTCGCACCCCAACGATCCCGACCGCGGCACGCACCACCAGTGGGACGTCTGGAACCGGCTGGACTGGTCCGTGTACAGCGACGAGATTCCGCGGTTCTGCTCGGAGTTCGGTTACCAGGGGCCGCCGGCCTGGAAAACGCTGACCGATCACGTGCACGCCGCCGACGGCGGGCCGCTCACGGCGGTGGCCGACGCCTGCGCCGACCCGGTGTTCCTGATCCATCAGAAGGCCGACGACGGCACCGGCAAGCTCGGGCGTGGCATGGCCCCGCACACCGGTGTTCCGGAGAACTTCGAGGACTGGCACTGGGCCGCTCAGCTCAACCAGGCGCGGGCGATCCGGCACGCGGTGGAGCACTACCGGTCGTGGTGGCCGCGCACGGCCGGGTGGATCGTCTGGCAGATCAACGATTGCTGGCCGGTCGTCTCCTGGGCCCTGGTCGACAGCCAGGAGCGGCCCAAGCCGGTGTATTTCGCGCTGCGCCGGGCCAATGCGCCGCGGGCCCTGTACCTGATGGCGGACGACGAGGACCTGACGCTGGTCGCGGTCAACGACAGCGACGAGCCCTGGACGGGGACGGCCGAGGTGCGCCGCGAGACGCTGGCGGGGGAGGGGTACGTCACCCTGATCACGGATCTGACGGTGGCGCCCCGGTCGGTGGAGTTCGAGCCGGTGTCCGCCGACGTGGCCACGCCGGACGACCCGGCCGGCGAGGTGGTGGTGGCCGAGTTCGGGGGTGCGCGAACCGTTCACACGTTCGTGGAAGACGTCGACCTGGAGCTGGACCCCGACCCGCTGGAGGTCTCGGCCCAGCGGGTCGAGGGTGGCTACCGGATCGATGTGCTGGCGCGGAGTTTCGCCGACGGCATCACCGTGCTTCCCGATCGCCTGGCGGCGGACGCGCAGGTGGACGACGGTGTCGTCAGCCTGCCGGCCGGGGCCCGGACGAGTTTCCTGATCACCACCTCCGCTGATCTCGACCCGCAGGCTCTGACCCGATCGCCCGTGCTGCGCACGGCCAACGAGCTGCGAGGCGTCGCGGTGCGCCCGGCGCCCGAGGCGACCGGCCCGTCGACCCACATGTCCACTTCCTGAAACATCCTGAACCAGGAGCAGAAATGACCGAACCCCGGCGATTCCCGACCGATTTCCTCTGGGGAGCAGCAACGTCCTCGTACCAGATCGAGGGTGCGGTGGAGGCCGACGGCCGCGGGCCGTCCATCTGGGACACGTTCTCCCGCATCCCGGGCGCGGTGGTGAACGGTGAGAACGGTGACGTGGCCATCGACCACTACCACCGGGTCGCCGACGACGTGAAGCTCATGGGCGACCTGGGGCTGAACGCCTACCGGTTCTCGGTGGCCTGGCCCCGGGTGCAGCCCACCGGTTCCGGGCCGGCCAACCAGGCGGGCCTGGACTTCTACCGGCGTCTGACCGACCAGCTGCTGGACGCCGGGATCGCCCCGGCGCTCACCCTGTACCACTGGGACCTGCCGCAGCCGTTGCAGGACGCCGGGGGATGGCCGAACCGCGACACCGCCTACCGGTTCGCCGAGTACGCCGGTCTGGTGGCCGACGCACTGGGCGACCGGGTGAATCTCTGGATCACCCTGAACGAGTCGTGGTGTGCCGCCTACCTGGGCTACCTGTCCGGTGAGCACGCCCCCGGCATCAAGGACCCGGCCCAGGCCCTGGCCTCGGTGCACACGCTCAACCTGGCCCACGGCCTGGGCGCCGCCGCGATCCACGAGCACGCCGGTCCGGACGCGAAAGTGGCGATCGCCCATAACATTCAGGTCAACCAGGCCGCGACCGCCGCACCGCAGGACGTGGCCGTCAAGACCAAGCTCGACCTGGTGAACAACGAGATCCTGCTGGCCCCGCAGCTCGACGGCGCCTACCCCGAGGGTCTCTTCGAGGCCACCGCGGCGTTCACCGACTGGTCGTTCGTGCAGGACGGCGACCTGGAGATCATCCACGCCCCGCTGGACGCCCTGGGCCTGAACTACTACTCGACCTCCACCGTGCGGGCGGGTGAGGATCCCGACCGCGACCCGTTCCAGCCGACCCTGGTGGACGGCGTGGCCCGGGTGCGGCCCGAGGGGGAGTACACCGAGATGGGCTGGCTGGTCGAACCGCAGGGCCTGACCGACCTGCTGCTCGACATGCATCGCCGCCGGCCCGGCCTGCCGCTGTACATCACCGAGAACGGCGCGGCCTTCGACGACGTGGTGGCGGACGACGGCCGGGTCCACGACGAGCGGCGCACCGCCTACCTGCACGCCCACCTCGAGGCAGTCGGCCGGGCCCTGGACGCCGGTGCGAACGTGCGCGGGTACTTCGCCTGGTCGCTGACCGACAACTTCGAGTGGTCGTACGGTTACGGGAAGCGCTTCGGGCTGGTGCACGTCGACTACGCCACGCAGACCCGCACGATCAAGGACTCCGGGCACTGGTACAGCGGGGTGACCACCACCGGTCTCCTGCCGGCCCCGGTGGATCCTCTCGGGTGACGACGTTCTGACGCGGGCCTGCCCCGGGGGGTGAGAGCCCCGGGGCAGGCGTTGTTCGATGCTGATCGGTTCGGTTCGCTTCTGTCCGGGTCATGGCGCGTGATGCCCGAGTTCGACGACGTCGCCCGGCTGGCCGCGGCCACGGGCCGGGCGGAACGGCAGGTGCTGGAGGAGGTCTGTCGGGCCGCGGCCGATGAAGGTCTGTGGGCCGGTGCGGAGCCGGCCGGTTTCTGGCCGACGGGTGCGGCCCCCCCGGTGAGGGCGGGGGGCGCTGCGCGGGTGCCACGTCGGGATGCGGGGTACTGTAACAGTGCTGCCCCGGACCCGGCGGTTCGTCCGCAGGCCCGTGAAAGCAGCTGAACATGAGCAATCTGGAGACTCGACCGGTCCGGGTGCGACAGGTCTCGGCGTACGCCGAGCTGTCCCGGCAGATCCGCGACGCCGGGTTGCTCCGGCGGCGTTATACCTATTACTGGGGCTGGGCCATCGGCCTGGTGGCAGCGTTCTTCGCCTGTTGGACAGCTGTTCTCGCGCTGGGAAATACCTGGTGCCAGTTGCTGGTCGCGGTGCTGTTGGGAGTTGTCCTGACCCAGTTCGGATTCCTGGGTCACGATGCCGCCCACCGGCAGATCTTCGTCTCCTCCCGATGGAACGAGTGGGCGGCCCGGGTGCTGTCCGGTGCCTTCGCCGGGTTGAGCTACGGCTGGTGGTCGCACAAGCACAACCGTCACCACAGCGGCCCGAACCAGGAGAACCGTGACCCCGACATCGCTCCCGGGCCGATCGCCATGACCCCGGCGGTGGCCCGGGCCCGCACCGGGGGGTCCGCCTGGTTCACCCGGCACCAGGGGCACCTGTTCTTCCCGCTCCTCCTGCTGGAGGGGGCCAATCTGCATGTCAGCGGTGTGCGGGAACTGCTGTCGAACCGGGCGCTGCCGCACCGGCGGCTGGAGTGCGCGATCATCCTGACCCGGTTCGTCCTCTACCTGGGCGTGCTCCTGAGCGTGCTGCCGCCCGGAAAAGCGGCGGCCTTCCTCGCTGTTCAGCTCGGCGTGTTCGGGCTCCTGCTGGGCGCCTCGTTCGCGCCCAACCACAAGGGCATGCCGATCGTGCCGAGGGACACCCGGATCGACTTTCTCCAGCGGCAGGTCCTGATGTCCCGCAACGTGCACGGCGGTCTGGTCACGGACATCGCGATGGGTGGGCTGAACTACCAGATAGAGCACCACCTGTTCCCCAGCATGCCCCGGCCCAACCTGCGCCGGGCCCGGCCGGTGGTGCGGGCGTTCTGCCGCAGCCGGCAGGTCGCCTACACCGAGACCAGCCTGATCGGCTCATACCGCATCGTCGTGAAGTACCTCAATTCCGTCGG
This region of Kineosporia sp. NBRC 101731 genomic DNA includes:
- a CDS encoding beta-galactosidase, which produces MRLADGLVYGGDYNPEQWTRDTWVEDVALMRVAGVNLVTLGVFSWGLIETADNVFDLGWLDEVVGLLHENGIGIDLATPTAAPPSWLHTAHPEILPFDADLYQQPPGGRNAWCPSSPVFRAYALRIAERLARRYGDHPAVRLWHVGNELGGGNARCYCDVSAVAFREWLAQRHGTVEAVNQAWGTTFWGHRFNSFEEILPPRGKHGAPNPGLFLDYERYSSDALLAHYRAEREVIQQFSDRPVTTNLMVGPGAQIVDYARWAPHTDIVANDHYTLVDDPDRAIELACSGDRMRGMSPGRRPWLLMEHSTGGPSWQQRNRAKDPGEIARNALAHVARGSDGAMFFQWRASTAGAEQFHSAMLPHAGTRSRVWQEVVELGGHLRSLAEVAGSRVEPARVAMVVDDESGWYLQHGLKPHRGLRYGDELRAWHKALWQRQVLVDLVPATGPQSDLASYDLVLVPGLILVDDEVAARLSAVPARGGTLLVTYLSGVCDPTGRVRTGGYPGAFRDVLGIFTDEFYPLQTSQEVPLDDGGVVRDWTERVQLDGASAVISYAGSSLAGGPAVTRRAVGEGAAWYVSAALPGSSIDAITARLITETGLTRTVQAPAGLEAVRRIGDDASYLFLINHLDTDVEVAAGGLDLLTDEKVGPSTLVPAGGVRVVRESSVRDHAKPPR
- a CDS encoding GH1 family beta-glucosidase, which gives rise to MTEPRRFPTDFLWGAATSSYQIEGAVEADGRGPSIWDTFSRIPGAVVNGENGDVAIDHYHRVADDVKLMGDLGLNAYRFSVAWPRVQPTGSGPANQAGLDFYRRLTDQLLDAGIAPALTLYHWDLPQPLQDAGGWPNRDTAYRFAEYAGLVADALGDRVNLWITLNESWCAAYLGYLSGEHAPGIKDPAQALASVHTLNLAHGLGAAAIHEHAGPDAKVAIAHNIQVNQAATAAPQDVAVKTKLDLVNNEILLAPQLDGAYPEGLFEATAAFTDWSFVQDGDLEIIHAPLDALGLNYYSTSTVRAGEDPDRDPFQPTLVDGVARVRPEGEYTEMGWLVEPQGLTDLLLDMHRRRPGLPLYITENGAAFDDVVADDGRVHDERRTAYLHAHLEAVGRALDAGANVRGYFAWSLTDNFEWSYGYGKRFGLVHVDYATQTRTIKDSGHWYSGVTTTGLLPAPVDPLG
- a CDS encoding acyl-CoA desaturase, giving the protein MSNLETRPVRVRQVSAYAELSRQIRDAGLLRRRYTYYWGWAIGLVAAFFACWTAVLALGNTWCQLLVAVLLGVVLTQFGFLGHDAAHRQIFVSSRWNEWAARVLSGAFAGLSYGWWSHKHNRHHSGPNQENRDPDIAPGPIAMTPAVARARTGGSAWFTRHQGHLFFPLLLLEGANLHVSGVRELLSNRALPHRRLECAIILTRFVLYLGVLLSVLPPGKAAAFLAVQLGVFGLLLGASFAPNHKGMPIVPRDTRIDFLQRQVLMSRNVHGGLVTDIAMGGLNYQIEHHLFPSMPRPNLRRARPVVRAFCRSRQVAYTETSLIGSYRIVVKYLNSVGRPDRDPFACPLVRQYRD